Proteins encoded together in one Xylanivirga thermophila window:
- a CDS encoding carbohydrate ABC transporter permease, translated as MRKDKKTKNVIVTILLCVGSLFVVVPFVWMIFSSFKEINEFYLIPPKILPKKFMLDNFKELFDKANFGKYYLNSLFVTGMQVVLNLFIVTMAGYGFAKYKFKGKKVFFTMILSTTMVPWVATIIPLYILTYKVGAIDTYFGLIFPGITDAFSIFLMRNFMTTIPTAFIEAARIDGAGEFYIFHKLILPLVKPIIAVITINKFVASWNAFQWPLLVVNSDELRTLPVAIAKFSSQYYDAYNLKMAAATLAIIPVLIVYISFQKYFVQGISLTGVKE; from the coding sequence ATGAGAAAGGATAAAAAGACAAAAAACGTAATAGTTACTATTCTATTATGCGTAGGTTCCCTTTTTGTGGTAGTGCCATTTGTTTGGATGATATTTTCCTCTTTCAAAGAAATTAATGAGTTTTATTTAATACCACCTAAAATTTTACCGAAAAAGTTTATGCTCGATAATTTTAAAGAGCTCTTTGATAAGGCTAATTTCGGGAAATATTATTTAAACAGCCTATTTGTAACAGGTATGCAGGTTGTGTTGAATCTTTTCATTGTTACTATGGCAGGGTATGGATTTGCAAAATATAAATTTAAAGGCAAAAAAGTTTTTTTTACTATGATACTTTCAACTACTATGGTTCCCTGGGTAGCTACTATAATACCATTATACATATTGACCTATAAAGTAGGGGCAATAGATACGTATTTTGGTCTGATATTTCCTGGTATCACAGATGCATTCAGTATATTTTTAATGCGTAATTTTATGACTACTATACCTACAGCTTTTATCGAAGCTGCACGGATAGATGGGGCAGGGGAATTCTATATATTCCATAAATTGATACTCCCCCTTGTAAAACCCATAATAGCAGTAATTACTATTAATAAATTTGTTGCCAGTTGGAATGCCTTCCAATGGCCATTATTGGTAGTAAATAGTGATGAACTTAGGACGTTACCAGTTGCAATAGCTAAATTTTCTAGCCAGTATTACGATGCGTATAATTTAAAAATGGCGGCAGCTACATTAGCCATAATACCAGTGCTTATAGTCTATATATCATTCCAAAAATATTTTGTACAGGGGATATCCTTAACTGGTGTTAAGGAGTAA
- a CDS encoding PHP domain-containing protein: MVKRVDYHIHTTFSDGEGSYKEVIDRARELNLESIAITDHFDPYDPNPSINNIREMDLIEHFSMIKEYACKKGQRVICGIETCTDFYGKIRLSDRVIKNCEIIITSPHYIEYGGSIIPGKYYDDKFWTAYKNKVINMAKGSGNILGHMESYLPYGSMLVPNTTTFEGRIRLAQKIANRYFDEKYIDELIDTLRFSNKAIELHCMTKSPRDWVIDKLSQNNIPMSIGSDAHALDAVGMIDWGIEKIKGHKCIQYSI; the protein is encoded by the coding sequence ATGGTAAAACGGGTAGACTATCATATCCATACTACCTTTTCCGATGGAGAAGGCAGCTATAAGGAAGTAATAGACAGGGCACGGGAATTGAATTTAGAAAGTATAGCTATTACAGATCATTTTGATCCATATGATCCAAATCCTTCAATAAATAATATAAGAGAGATGGATTTAATAGAGCATTTTTCTATGATAAAGGAATATGCCTGTAAAAAAGGACAAAGGGTTATTTGTGGTATAGAAACCTGTACAGATTTCTATGGTAAAATTCGATTAAGTGATAGGGTTATAAAAAACTGTGAAATTATAATTACCAGCCCCCATTATATAGAATATGGAGGGAGTATTATACCTGGTAAGTATTATGATGATAAATTTTGGACTGCATATAAGAATAAAGTAATAAATATGGCAAAGGGATCAGGCAATATATTGGGGCATATGGAAAGTTATCTTCCATATGGTTCCATGCTTGTACCAAATACTACTACCTTTGAAGGACGTATACGGTTGGCACAGAAAATTGCAAATAGATATTTTGATGAAAAATATATAGATGAGTTGATAGATACATTAAGGTTTTCAAACAAGGCTATAGAACTACATTGTATGACAAAGTCACCTCGTGATTGGGTAATAGATAAATTATCTCAAAACAATATTCCCATGAGTATAGGAAGCGATGCCCATGCCTTAGATGCAGTAGGGATGATAGATTGGGGAATTGAAAAAATCAAGGGACATAAGTGCATACAGTATAGTATTTAA
- a CDS encoding alkaline phosphatase family protein: MKNNRFFVYINWDGFSYYYYKLANSLSYSGTTYINKLLNEGILFTNAYTGIPSITYPMQSAIVSGAYSDVTNNVYKYFDRHLNKVILCRRLNKAQTIGEVLAGNDICFASIQQFALENRGAEYDDLRHLYIQPGGDYKNRFKWARQIFVNSGISGIEMDEQPKVLFIYMDDLDSIGHNKFYARGRIKRFTEKGRLKNIMGRLKQMDNELGKFVEFLKYIGIYDNTNILLTSDHGMVPFKGKSYVHRIIEILKNQGFHKIECLNIGETSSPDWEVIMISVNLQLQIYFRDQLGDEKMRSIKAMIEQDDIVEECLTKDELKKRGTAAFFADMLVSPIPPYHFSINKNRYWTLHANHDSLNSQAQHVFSLIKGPDFKKGVVYDKRVYNISFIPTLCTAMELPLPVQSNARIIYDIIV, encoded by the coding sequence ATGAAAAATAATAGATTTTTTGTATATATAAATTGGGATGGGTTTTCCTACTATTATTATAAATTAGCTAATAGTTTATCATACTCAGGAACAACGTATATAAATAAATTGCTTAATGAAGGAATATTATTTACAAACGCATATACTGGCATACCTTCTATTACCTATCCTATGCAGAGTGCCATAGTATCAGGAGCTTATTCTGATGTTACAAACAATGTTTATAAATATTTCGATAGACATTTAAACAAAGTGATATTATGTAGGAGACTCAATAAAGCTCAAACTATAGGAGAGGTTTTAGCCGGGAATGATATATGTTTTGCCTCTATACAGCAATTTGCTTTAGAAAATAGGGGAGCGGAGTATGATGATTTGAGACATTTGTACATCCAACCTGGGGGAGATTATAAGAATAGATTCAAATGGGCAAGGCAAATATTCGTAAACTCTGGGATATCAGGAATAGAGATGGATGAACAGCCTAAGGTTTTATTTATCTATATGGATGATTTAGATTCCATAGGGCATAATAAATTTTATGCTCGGGGAAGGATAAAACGGTTTACTGAAAAAGGTAGGCTGAAAAATATAATGGGTCGTTTGAAACAGATGGATAATGAATTAGGAAAATTTGTAGAATTTCTTAAATATATAGGTATTTATGATAACACTAATATATTGCTTACTAGCGATCATGGAATGGTACCTTTTAAAGGAAAAAGTTATGTACATAGAATAATAGAAATACTGAAAAATCAGGGATTTCATAAAATAGAATGTCTAAATATAGGTGAAACGTCAAGCCCAGACTGGGAAGTTATTATGATAAGTGTAAATCTTCAGCTGCAAATATATTTTAGAGATCAGTTGGGAGATGAAAAAATGCGCTCTATCAAGGCAATGATAGAACAAGATGATATAGTTGAAGAATGTTTGACAAAGGATGAACTAAAAAAGCGGGGAACGGCAGCTTTTTTTGCAGATATGCTTGTATCTCCCATACCACCGTACCATTTTAGTATAAACAAAAATAGATATTGGACTTTGCATGCTAATCATGATTCTTTAAATAGTCAAGCACAGCATGTCTTTTCCTTAATCAAAGGGCCAGATTTCAAGAAAGGCGTAGTGTACGATAAAAGGGTATATAATATAAGCTTTATTCCTACGCTGTGTACTGCTATGGAATTGCCTTTACCGGTGCAATCCAATGCAAGGATAATATATGATATCATTGTATAA
- a CDS encoding ROK family protein: MNRCKIIQGGTKIEYIIGFDIGGTKCAVNLASVSNGIKLIDKITFPTNASKGYLQAQERLFASAWDILKKNNLTISKVIGIGVSCGGPLDSRNGIILSPPNLPGWDNIPFAKLLTEEFNVPAFIQNDANACALVEWKLGAGRDTNNMMFLTMGTGFGAGIISEGVLVRGQNDMAGEVGHIRLEDDGPFGFGKNGSIEGFCSGAGIGRLAQSITKQMLDMGKVPAWIEDGIKIEEISAKVIAEYANNGDDDAKKIYEIVGEKLGKALSIFIDILNPEKIVIGSIFVRSENLLRASMERVIQREALMHSQRICSIVPAQTGERIGDLASIITACYEMGIDPMPSHAEEDEKVMYHYNRLFERYPELMGIKDKIMDAYNILLRTYSGHGKLLVCGNGGSASDAEHIVGELMKGFYKKRPLNEDMLKLIGQKGEFLQGALPAISLTGHTAFSTAFMNDVDPKMVFAQQVYGYGQKCDTFLGISTSGNSTNVVNAAKVAKALGLKVIGMTGSEGGELAHISDVLINVPGQSTADIQEYHLPVYHTLCAMLEEEFFE, translated from the coding sequence GTGAACAGATGCAAAATTATACAAGGGGGTACAAAAATAGAATACATTATAGGTTTTGATATTGGTGGGACGAAATGTGCAGTAAATTTAGCTTCGGTGTCAAATGGAATAAAGCTTATAGATAAAATTACATTTCCTACAAACGCCAGTAAAGGATATTTGCAAGCTCAAGAGAGACTTTTCGCTTCGGCATGGGATATACTCAAAAAAAATAACCTTACAATAAGCAAAGTAATAGGTATTGGGGTAAGCTGTGGTGGACCATTAGATAGTCGAAATGGCATTATATTATCTCCACCGAACTTGCCTGGATGGGACAATATACCCTTTGCCAAATTGCTAACTGAAGAGTTTAATGTCCCGGCATTTATACAAAACGATGCAAATGCATGTGCCTTAGTAGAATGGAAATTAGGAGCAGGCCGAGATACTAATAATATGATGTTTTTAACCATGGGTACCGGCTTTGGTGCAGGTATTATATCGGAAGGAGTGCTAGTTAGAGGACAAAATGATATGGCAGGTGAAGTAGGTCATATTCGTTTGGAGGACGATGGTCCCTTCGGATTTGGGAAAAATGGCTCTATAGAGGGCTTTTGCAGTGGTGCAGGAATTGGTCGCTTAGCCCAGTCCATTACCAAACAGATGTTGGATATGGGTAAGGTACCAGCGTGGATTGAAGATGGTATAAAGATAGAGGAAATAAGTGCAAAGGTTATTGCAGAATATGCAAATAATGGTGATGATGATGCAAAGAAGATATACGAAATAGTGGGTGAGAAACTGGGGAAGGCTTTGAGTATCTTCATCGATATACTAAATCCTGAGAAGATAGTAATTGGCAGTATATTCGTGAGAAGTGAAAATTTGCTTCGAGCATCTATGGAACGGGTGATACAAAGGGAGGCTCTTATGCATTCACAAAGGATATGTAGCATTGTCCCTGCTCAAACCGGTGAAAGAATAGGAGATTTAGCAAGTATTATAACTGCATGCTATGAAATGGGAATTGATCCGATGCCTAGCCATGCGGAAGAAGATGAAAAGGTTATGTATCATTATAATAGATTGTTTGAACGTTATCCTGAACTTATGGGGATAAAAGATAAAATAATGGATGCATATAATATTTTGCTAAGGACATATAGTGGGCATGGGAAACTTCTTGTATGTGGAAATGGTGGCAGTGCTTCTGATGCAGAACATATAGTAGGGGAGCTTATGAAGGGATTTTATAAAAAACGCCCCCTAAATGAAGATATGCTAAAATTAATTGGTCAAAAAGGTGAATTTTTGCAAGGGGCTTTACCTGCAATATCTTTAACTGGTCATACTGCCTTTTCTACAGCTTTTATGAATGATGTCGATCCAAAAATGGTGTTTGCTCAGCAGGTATATGGCTATGGTCAAAAATGTGATACTTTTTTAGGTATCAGTACATCTGGCAATTCTACAAATGTGGTTAATGCTGCAAAGGTGGCAAAAGCTTTGGGGTTAAAGGTAATAGGTATGACTGGGTCAGAAGGGGGAGAGCTTGCTCATATTAGCGATGTTTTAATCAATGTACCAGGCCAAAGTACGGCTGACATACAGGAATATCATTTGCCCGTTTACCATACCCTTTGTGCGATGTTAGAAGAAGAGTTTTTTGAGTGA
- a CDS encoding diguanylate cyclase — translation MSNVLFDVLDYIDEGIIILDNKLDILFWNNYMEYLTGTKQKEVIDTNIYTSVPSLNRSCFRNAVTAVMGKNRKFFFSAAIHKGLIVDNAEINLKVSRFDVNDEQYLIIECIDVTSQFIRINQLKEYANELYSLNRELMEKEREIEKLAYYDKLTGLANRTLFYEVAAKFLEAARRDNTILGLMFIDVDRFKGINDKYGHEIGDRVLVEVAKILTESTRANDTVVRYGGDEFLILLPGLKAYTNYRCIAARIANAKNKVKVNDEEEICISLSIGVSFYPKDGNSIDELISKADKAMYRVKNVGGNRCINY, via the coding sequence ATGAGTAATGTGTTGTTTGATGTACTAGATTATATTGACGAAGGCATCATAATATTAGACAATAAGTTGGATATTCTATTTTGGAATAATTATATGGAATATTTAACTGGTACAAAACAAAAAGAGGTTATAGATACAAATATTTATACATCGGTTCCAAGTTTGAATAGGTCATGTTTTAGAAATGCAGTGACAGCTGTAATGGGGAAAAACCGAAAGTTTTTCTTTTCTGCAGCAATACATAAGGGATTAATTGTTGATAATGCTGAAATAAATCTTAAGGTAAGCAGATTTGATGTTAATGATGAACAATATTTAATTATCGAATGTATAGATGTAACCAGCCAATTCATAAGAATTAATCAGCTAAAGGAATATGCAAACGAATTATATTCATTAAACAGGGAGTTGATGGAAAAAGAACGGGAAATTGAGAAGTTAGCCTATTATGACAAGCTTACAGGGTTAGCCAATAGAACTCTTTTTTATGAGGTAGCTGCTAAGTTTTTAGAAGCTGCTAGGCGTGATAATACTATATTGGGTCTGATGTTTATCGATGTTGATAGATTTAAGGGCATAAATGATAAGTATGGGCATGAAATAGGGGATAGGGTATTAGTAGAAGTAGCAAAAATATTGACTGAAAGTACGAGGGCCAATGATACTGTAGTTAGGTATGGTGGGGATGAGTTTTTAATACTATTACCCGGTTTAAAAGCCTATACTAATTACAGATGTATAGCTGCACGAATTGCAAATGCAAAAAATAAGGTCAAAGTTAATGATGAAGAGGAAATATGTATATCTTTGAGCATAGGAGTAAGTTTTTATCCTAAGGATGGAAATAGTATTGATGAGCTCATATCAAAAGCAGATAAGGCCATGTATCGTGTGAAAAATGTAGGTGGAAATAGATGTATCAATTATTGA
- a CDS encoding ABC transporter substrate-binding protein — MKRNKIISLMLCIFLISTLLAACGEKDGQADKQNDEIVNNEGKKGTEDNEQEDESKSSAKDVSITYWQHSSQARDNMMKALAFEFMEQNENVKIKMEFIPEADYSTKLISSLATDAAPDVMQVKSGMISRLVKSNAIQQLDENVLSTSDIENDFVHATVEALNVDGKYYGLPTDVQTIVTYWNKDLLNEAGLDGEKGPQTWDEMREWAKKLTKVENGTMVQSGWGTKGYAPEVEAIINQYGGKMVDEDGKFIFADDPKSVEAIKFMVDTYKIDKVYDIEFMKNWAGFRQGKVAMMLGHPAMFGNLQLTAPNIDLGIGLIPAKGDKHTTIVTSWAYVLGKNANSEMGTKFIEYLASEDVEKRWTKETGELPARKALLDDEELIEDSQVALLLSSLNDSYVSFLQLPATYDIWKNEYERLILTDEPLEDVLKEIQQQLNDEIAKDLD, encoded by the coding sequence ATGAAAAGAAACAAAATTATTAGTCTTATGCTGTGCATCTTTTTAATATCGACATTGCTTGCTGCATGTGGCGAAAAAGATGGGCAAGCAGATAAGCAAAATGATGAAATTGTAAACAATGAAGGGAAAAAGGGAACAGAAGATAATGAACAAGAAGATGAATCAAAATCTTCGGCTAAGGATGTCAGTATTACTTATTGGCAGCATAGCAGTCAGGCGCGGGATAACATGATGAAGGCACTTGCTTTCGAATTTATGGAACAAAATGAAAATGTGAAGATTAAAATGGAATTTATACCTGAAGCAGATTATTCTACGAAACTCATATCATCTTTGGCAACAGATGCTGCGCCAGATGTTATGCAAGTAAAATCTGGTATGATCTCAAGATTGGTAAAATCGAATGCTATCCAACAGTTGGATGAAAATGTTTTGTCCACTTCAGATATTGAAAATGATTTTGTACATGCTACCGTAGAGGCCCTAAATGTAGATGGCAAATACTACGGCTTACCAACAGACGTTCAAACTATTGTCACCTATTGGAACAAAGATTTATTAAATGAAGCAGGTCTTGATGGAGAAAAAGGCCCTCAAACATGGGATGAGATGAGGGAATGGGCAAAAAAACTTACGAAGGTAGAAAACGGAACTATGGTTCAATCAGGCTGGGGCACAAAGGGATATGCACCTGAAGTAGAGGCTATTATAAATCAATATGGTGGTAAAATGGTGGATGAAGATGGTAAATTTATCTTTGCCGATGATCCAAAATCAGTAGAGGCAATTAAGTTTATGGTAGATACCTATAAAATTGATAAGGTGTATGATATAGAGTTTATGAAAAACTGGGCAGGCTTTAGACAGGGAAAGGTTGCCATGATGTTGGGACATCCTGCAATGTTTGGAAATTTGCAATTGACTGCTCCAAATATTGATTTAGGTATAGGGCTTATTCCTGCCAAGGGAGATAAACATACTACCATAGTTACTTCATGGGCATATGTATTGGGAAAGAACGCTAATTCTGAAATGGGAACGAAGTTTATAGAATATTTGGCGAGTGAAGATGTGGAGAAAAGGTGGACAAAGGAGACTGGAGAACTACCTGCTCGTAAGGCGCTGCTAGATGATGAGGAGCTTATAGAGGATTCGCAAGTAGCTTTACTATTATCATCACTTAATGATTCTTATGTATCATTTTTACAATTACCAGCTACCTATGATATATGGAAAAATGAATATGAGAGGCTTATATTAACGGATGAACCCCTAGAAGATGTTTTGAAAGAAATTCAACAGCAACTCAATGATGAAATAGCTAAGGATTTAGATTAA
- a CDS encoding ROK family protein, with the protein MAKMKKADQEMLKRLNRQIVLKNIRKHGEISRAELTQYTKLSPTTVSLITSELIDKKIVMELGIGESSGGRRPVMLGINPNARFVISIILKPKEVIYALLNLDCIVVKEWNIKQNIVGEENVKNILARCLHDIFDEYGEFEGKIVGIGISIPGIVNNQDGCILYSAPLELKEFEMIEFIKRQKNNMDCFVFKDTDALILGEHKFGIGRHYNNFAYIMVEDGVGMSYINSGNLFQPSNIGGFELGHMTIDLNGPVCRCGNKGCLGTIISENYIVNRYKEKLKEKGEEGIDDELRLDDVIVRSNGGDIVAKEILKEQARILGIGIANVLNMINPEMIAIGGPLSKCEWNYLDIVLDTGRNTALKFYNDGINIKFTTKGILSALAGMANYIFEKKIFSPIEF; encoded by the coding sequence ATGGCAAAGATGAAAAAAGCAGATCAGGAGATGCTAAAAAGGTTAAATAGACAGATAGTTCTCAAAAATATCAGGAAACATGGTGAGATTTCTAGAGCGGAATTGACTCAATATACAAAATTAAGTCCTACTACTGTATCTCTTATAACCTCAGAGCTTATAGACAAGAAAATAGTAATGGAACTTGGAATAGGAGAGTCGAGCGGGGGTAGAAGACCAGTGATGCTTGGGATAAATCCAAATGCGCGATTTGTAATCTCAATAATCTTGAAACCAAAAGAAGTTATATATGCCCTACTTAATTTGGATTGCATTGTTGTAAAAGAATGGAATATAAAACAAAACATCGTTGGTGAGGAAAATGTAAAAAATATTTTAGCTAGATGTCTTCATGATATTTTTGATGAATATGGTGAGTTTGAGGGAAAAATTGTGGGAATCGGGATCAGTATTCCAGGAATAGTCAATAATCAGGATGGATGCATTCTCTATTCAGCACCTTTGGAATTAAAAGAGTTTGAAATGATAGAGTTTATAAAAAGACAAAAAAACAATATGGATTGTTTTGTATTTAAAGATACAGATGCGCTTATATTGGGAGAGCACAAATTTGGAATAGGCAGACATTACAACAATTTTGCTTACATAATGGTAGAAGATGGTGTAGGAATGTCGTATATAAACTCGGGTAATTTGTTCCAACCCAGCAATATAGGAGGATTTGAGCTAGGGCACATGACTATAGATTTGAATGGGCCTGTTTGTAGATGTGGAAATAAAGGATGTTTGGGAACTATTATTTCTGAAAATTATATTGTAAATAGGTATAAAGAGAAACTAAAAGAAAAGGGAGAAGAAGGCATTGATGATGAATTACGTTTAGATGATGTAATTGTCCGCTCTAATGGAGGAGATATTGTAGCAAAAGAAATATTAAAGGAACAAGCTAGGATACTTGGCATAGGGATTGCTAATGTTTTAAATATGATAAATCCTGAGATGATTGCCATAGGAGGCCCCCTTAGTAAATGTGAGTGGAATTATTTAGACATTGTTTTAGATACAGGGCGTAATACTGCCTTAAAATTTTATAACGATGGCATAAATATTAAATTTACAACAAAAGGGATTTTATCAGCACTTGCAGGTATGGCAAACTATATATTTGAAAAGAAGATATTTAGCCCTATAGAATTTTAA
- a CDS encoding methyl-accepting chemotaxis protein — MKLNLSRRIALVVAILTLVVCTGLGMTALKVSSDAVINQTEEALLLLAEEGSKQIETSIDKDLSTLNELANDSNIQTMDWQVQRETLISAVKRLGYLDMGIMNLDGMTQYALNEDTVQLDDRDYIKKALQGENSISDVIISKVTNEPVIMYAVPIETDKKVVGILIGRKDGTALNEITDQMGVGENGYAYIIGTDGTIYAHPNRENVINRRNVLEDIETDGEFKNWGLALKDIGIGKKGVANYELMGSKRYIGVVPIESTGWMIGVGTDEKDALSELSKLKNNILIVSIVFIIIGMMASLSLGRSIARPIISLSTVIERFSNYDLSINNDSKAMKYLKRNDEIGTIANALVTMQKNLISLIKNISESSQQVLSSSEELTATTEQSSMAAEEIAKVIEEIAGGAGDQAKDTEQGVLHIEELGKKIAQNQGDLDELNKATGKIDTLKDEGIESVEDLVEKTKDIDSSAKEIHEIILNTNESATKIQDASEMIKNISKQINLLSLNASIEAARAGEAGEGFAVVAGEIKNLAEQANKFTEEIAGIIKDLTDKTAYSVDTMKTVKQVVKFQSESVYITDDKFKGIASAIEDMHGIISNINKSSYEMQVKKDEIIGVIQDLSAISEENAAGTEEASASVEEQTSSIEGIASASEALAHLADEMQLNIAKFKY; from the coding sequence ATGAAGTTAAATTTATCTAGGAGAATCGCTCTAGTGGTAGCTATTCTCACTTTGGTCGTTTGTACAGGTTTAGGAATGACTGCATTAAAGGTTAGTTCAGATGCTGTTATAAATCAGACTGAAGAAGCTCTATTGTTGCTTGCAGAAGAAGGATCTAAGCAAATAGAAACAAGTATTGATAAGGATTTAAGTACATTAAATGAGTTGGCAAATGATTCTAATATACAGACCATGGACTGGCAAGTTCAGCGTGAAACACTCATTTCAGCTGTCAAACGGCTAGGATATTTGGATATGGGGATTATGAATCTAGATGGAATGACCCAATATGCATTAAATGAGGATACTGTTCAATTGGATGATAGGGATTATATTAAGAAGGCTCTTCAAGGGGAAAATAGCATTTCTGATGTGATAATAAGCAAGGTGACCAATGAACCAGTTATAATGTATGCAGTTCCCATTGAAACGGATAAAAAGGTCGTAGGAATTTTAATTGGTAGAAAAGATGGTACTGCTCTAAATGAAATAACGGATCAAATGGGAGTTGGAGAAAATGGCTATGCCTATATCATTGGCACAGATGGAACAATATATGCACATCCTAATCGGGAAAATGTAATAAATCGAAGGAATGTTTTAGAGGACATAGAGACAGATGGGGAGTTTAAAAATTGGGGTTTAGCTTTAAAAGATATAGGCATTGGTAAAAAAGGTGTTGCAAATTATGAACTTATGGGATCTAAAAGATATATAGGTGTAGTCCCCATAGAAAGTACAGGTTGGATGATAGGTGTAGGCACAGATGAAAAAGATGCTCTAAGTGAATTATCTAAATTAAAGAATAACATTTTAATAGTCTCAATAGTTTTTATTATAATTGGTATGATGGCTTCCCTATCATTAGGAAGGTCTATTGCAAGGCCAATAATTAGTTTATCTACGGTTATTGAGAGATTCTCTAATTACGATTTAAGCATTAATAATGATAGCAAAGCAATGAAATATTTAAAGCGAAATGATGAGATAGGTACTATTGCTAATGCATTGGTAACTATGCAAAAAAATCTAATCAGTTTGATCAAAAATATATCTGAATCGTCACAGCAGGTATTATCTTCCTCTGAGGAGTTAACAGCTACTACCGAGCAGTCATCCATGGCGGCAGAGGAGATTGCAAAGGTAATAGAGGAGATAGCAGGTGGTGCAGGTGATCAGGCTAAGGATACGGAACAGGGTGTTTTACATATTGAAGAATTAGGTAAGAAAATAGCACAAAATCAAGGGGATTTAGATGAACTCAATAAAGCTACTGGAAAAATAGATACATTAAAAGATGAAGGCATTGAAAGCGTAGAGGACCTTGTGGAGAAGACTAAGGATATTGATAGTTCTGCTAAAGAGATACATGAAATTATTTTAAATACCAATGAGAGCGCTACAAAGATACAGGATGCCAGTGAGATGATAAAAAATATATCAAAGCAGATCAATTTGTTATCCCTCAATGCCAGTATAGAGGCAGCTAGAGCAGGCGAGGCGGGAGAAGGATTTGCTGTTGTGGCGGGAGAGATAAAGAATTTAGCAGAGCAGGCAAATAAATTTACAGAAGAGATTGCCGGGATAATCAAGGATCTTACGGATAAAACGGCGTATTCTGTTGATACCATGAAGACAGTCAAACAGGTAGTGAAGTTTCAATCAGAGAGTGTATATATTACAGATGATAAATTTAAGGGCATTGCCTCTGCCATTGAAGATATGCACGGGATTATATCAAATATAAATAAATCGAGCTATGAGATGCAGGTAAAGAAGGATGAGATCATAGGTGTTATACAGGATCTATCTGCAATATCCGAGGAGAATGCAGCAGGAACGGAGGAGGCCTCTGCATCTGTTGAGGAACAGACATCTTCAATAGAAGGTATTGCAAGTGCAAGTGAAGCCCTTGCACATTTGGCAGATGAGATGCAATTAAATATTGCCAAATTTAAATATTAA
- a CDS encoding carbohydrate ABC transporter permease: MSNQTEIVKSKTRLKSKNQKIAPYIFIGPAMIYLTIVTFLPAIMALPISFSDWSALSPKMNFIGLDNYSRLFRDPAFKKSIIVMAKFFISVPLIMLVGLIVAMLLNNDIKGITFFRVVYYSPVITSTIAAAILFDWFFQPTFGLFNSIRNAIGLSSIGWVSDAKTAVRSVIIFRVWKGAGAAMLIYLAGLKDIPQSLIEAAEIDGTNWWQRFCHITFPLLKPANLYLAITGVIGVFMIFQETYMLQGPLKSTYTVVNYIYDKAFLSSEMGYASAASFLLFIIVFTVTLLQYKFLKLDEE; the protein is encoded by the coding sequence ATGTCTAATCAAACGGAAATTGTCAAATCCAAGACTAGATTAAAATCTAAAAACCAAAAAATAGCACCTTATATTTTTATTGGTCCTGCTATGATATATTTAACTATAGTAACTTTTTTACCTGCAATTATGGCATTACCTATAAGTTTTAGCGATTGGAGTGCATTAAGTCCTAAGATGAATTTTATTGGTTTGGATAATTACTCCAGATTATTTAGGGACCCTGCATTCAAAAAATCTATAATAGTAATGGCAAAATTTTTCATATCAGTACCATTAATAATGCTAGTTGGATTGATAGTTGCAATGCTTTTGAATAATGATATAAAGGGAATTACATTTTTTAGGGTAGTATACTATTCTCCTGTAATTACCTCGACTATAGCCGCTGCAATTTTATTTGATTGGTTTTTTCAACCTACTTTTGGACTTTTTAATAGTATTAGAAATGCAATAGGCCTATCCAGCATAGGCTGGGTATCAGATGCAAAAACTGCTGTTAGATCTGTAATAATTTTTAGAGTTTGGAAAGGCGCAGGTGCAGCCATGCTTATATATTTGGCAGGCCTTAAGGATATACCCCAATCGTTAATAGAGGCTGCAGAGATAGATGGTACAAACTGGTGGCAAAGGTTTTGTCATATTACATTTCCACTATTAAAACCAGCTAATTTATATTTGGCTATTACAGGGGTGATAGGTGTATTTATGATCTTTCAGGAAACCTACATGCTACAAGGTCCATTAAAAAGCACATATACTGTTGTAAACTATATTTATGATAAGGCCTTTCTGAGTTCAGAGATGGGATATGCAAGTGCTGCATCCTTTTTGCTATTTATTATAGTTTTTACAGTGACATTGTTGCAATATAAATTCTTAAAATTGGATGAAGAATAG